In Paenibacillus sp. G2S3, a single window of DNA contains:
- a CDS encoding AraC family transcriptional regulator, with product MVGIGSIREIYMQALDVWKRKTHQQKKGIFYYSELRILKKKEHHEDHFKLLLDKVLANDIEQIQPCIKETFASFVENLLTIEVVQAQVAHLEFTICTLIAQMNGVPDTMMIKLQQEYGNLGELNDYFVLSRYVQSLCMLATVYLSELEQQNERNTIYKVIQYVDREFRNKLKLQDLARQFHINSTYLGQLFRKQTGQGFSEYLNAKRIEEAKSLLKRTQLKISDIAVQVGFSNTDYFIDKFKLIVGVVPSVYKNENKNH from the coding sequence ATGGTAGGCATAGGCTCGATTCGAGAAATCTATATGCAGGCACTAGATGTATGGAAACGAAAGACACATCAGCAGAAGAAGGGGATCTTTTATTATAGCGAGCTTAGGATCCTAAAGAAGAAAGAACACCATGAGGATCACTTCAAACTGCTGCTGGATAAGGTACTGGCAAATGATATAGAACAGATACAGCCATGTATAAAAGAAACGTTCGCCTCTTTCGTAGAGAATCTGCTGACGATTGAGGTCGTGCAAGCCCAGGTGGCCCATTTAGAGTTTACGATCTGTACACTGATAGCCCAAATGAATGGTGTCCCGGATACGATGATGATAAAGCTTCAGCAAGAGTATGGAAATCTAGGTGAATTAAATGATTATTTTGTATTAAGCCGTTATGTTCAAAGTCTGTGTATGCTGGCGACGGTCTATCTATCTGAATTAGAGCAGCAGAATGAACGAAATACGATTTACAAGGTGATTCAGTATGTGGATCGTGAATTTCGGAATAAATTGAAGCTTCAGGATTTAGCACGGCAATTTCATATCAATTCTACCTATTTGGGCCAGCTATTCAGGAAACAAACGGGTCAGGGCTTTAGTGAATATTTAAATGCCAAAAGGATTGAGGAAGCCAAAAGTCTGCTAAAGCGAACGCAGCTGAAAATATCGGATATAGCGGTGCAGGTGGGATTCTCAAACACAGACTATTTTATAGATAAGTTCAAGCTGATTGTAGGGGTAGTACCATCCGTCTATAAAAATGAAAATAAAAACCATTAG